From a single Nicotiana tomentosiformis chromosome 2, ASM39032v3, whole genome shotgun sequence genomic region:
- the LOC104116127 gene encoding uncharacterized protein, whose translation MAFLISKEQRPSFSEPQKVSLSHNDQDSNETESVTSVSSQLYLKSSHQSLDKNVVLRRLRYHKFLQKVRGNLQALLDSSSTMDYEQKWLEQGDVFCSP comes from the coding sequence ATGGCTTTCTTGATATCTAAAGAGCAACGACCTTCTTTCTCTGAGCCTCAAAAGGTGAGTTTGTCACATAATGATCAAGATAGTAATGAGACTGAGAGTGTAACCTCAGTAAGTAGCCAACTCTATTTGAAGTCGTCTCATCAATCTCTTGATAAGAATGTTGTGCTAAGGAGACTTCGTTACCACAAGTTCTTGCAAAAAGTTCGTGGAAATTTGCAGGCTTTATTGGACAGTTCTTCGACAATGGATTATGAGCAAAAATGGTTAGAACAAGGCGACGTTTTCTGCTCCCCTTAG